Proteins encoded in a region of the Fusobacterium perfoetens genome:
- a CDS encoding bactofilin family protein, protein MALFESNTSTVKGGEMTIISRATTIKGDIKLECNIYVAGKVEGNIESTALITVGENGQVIGSMKAKKIIISGLLKGKIETDELELISGGKVQGDIITKILSIEEGAIFEGNSTMKRENIKIEKK, encoded by the coding sequence ATGGCATTATTTGAAAGTAATACATCTACTGTAAAAGGTGGAGAGATGACAATAATATCAAGAGCAACTACCATAAAAGGTGACATAAAATTAGAGTGTAATATTTATGTGGCTGGTAAAGTTGAGGGTAATATTGAATCGACAGCTCTTATAACTGTAGGAGAAAATGGACAAGTTATAGGAAGTATGAAAGCTAAAAAAATAATTATAAGTGGACTTTTAAAAGGAAAGATAGAAACTGATGAGTTAGAATTAATATCTGGTGGAAAAGTTCAAGGAGATATAATAACTAAAATTCTTTCAATAGAAGAGGGAGCTATTTTTGAAGGAAATAGTACAATGAAAAGAGAAAATATTAAAATAGAAAAGAAATAA